GGAAAACGATTATCCCACTTAGTAAATGACTTGCTTGATTTTTCGAAATTAAAACATAAAGCCATTGAATTGCAATGGAAACCTGTTCGTTTAAAAGAGGCAACAGACGTAGTCTTTTCCTTATTGGAACCTCTGATGAAAGGTAAACCTATCACATTTAATTACAATATAACTACAGATTTACCGTTGGTAAAAGCAGACGAGAACAGGGTGCAGCAAATTTTGCATAACATTATTGGCAATGCTGTTAAATTCACCGAAACAGGGTCTATCACTGTTACTGCTGAAAAAGAAAAGGACAGTGTGCTCATAACAGTTCAAGACACAGGAATTGGCATTAAAGGTGAGGACTTAAATATAATATTTAACGAGTTTGAGCAAGGCAGTGATGAAAACGTAAGACGAAAAAGGGGAACTGGATTAGGTTTAAGTATTACTAAAAAGCTGATAGAGCTGCATGGTGGAACGATTTCAGTTATGTCAGAACCTAAAAAAGGTACGACTGTCCGCTTCAGCCTTCCTTTGTATGATGGGGCGGTAAATAATGCAGCATTTCCACTCGCATATTATGAAAACTATAAAGAGGAAGCGGAAGTAATGGATGATTCCCGTCATCTTTTAACGAAAAAAAGAAATAAAGGAAGTATTTTAATTGCGGATGATGAGCCAATCAACTTGCAAGTACTCCAAAATCATTTACGAATGGAAGGCTATGACGTAACGGCAGTAACCAATGGTGAACAAGTGCTGCAGAAAGCGAAAACACACGTTTTTGATTTAATCATTATTGATGTAATGATGCCCGTTTTATCTGGTTATAAAGTAAGCGAATTGTTAAGAAAAAACTATTCCTTAACAGAATTACCCATTTTAATTGTAACGGCTAGAAATGAATTAGAAGACATTGTTACGGCATTTCGTTTTGGAGCCAATGATTACTTATCAAAGCCATGTTATAAAGAGGAACTGCTGGCACGGGTGCAAACTCTTTTAACGATGCAAAAAGCTATGAAAGATACATTAACTCAAAAAGAAGCATTAAATCAGGCGAATAATGAGTTAAAACTTTTAAATCATGAGCTTGAAGAAAGAGTGAAGGAAAGAACGAAAAAACTCGAATTAAAAACCGAAGAACTGCTTAGAATGGAAAAATCACGCCGTCATTTATTGTCTAATATATCACATGATTTAGGTACGCCTATGACTTCTTTACAAGGATATATTAAAGCAATGATTGATGAAGTTATTTCTGTGGATAACAAATATTATTTAGAAATGGTTTATGAAAAAGTATTATTTATTGATCGGTTGATTCGGGATTTGTATGACTTATCGCGATTAGAAGCAAGACAGGTAAGCTTTCATTGGGAATATATTAATGCATCCACCTTTATTAATCAGTTTTTACCTTCGTTTGAGTCAGATGTAAGATCAGAAAACCTTTCCTTTGTCACGCAAAATCTTTTTACTGCGACAAAAGATGGGGAAGCGATCTATGCTGATCTTGACCGTCTTAAGCAAGTTATGACCAATCTCATCTATAATGCTGTAAAATATACATCAGACAAAGGAACTATTGTTATTGAAGTGAACGATTCTTCTATGCCTTCCAGACACTTTAGAGATCATGGCAAAGGCAAAGAAGAGACAGCTTTCACTTTAGAAGAGCCAATTGAAGATCAAAGACACAGCCGCTGTTTAGTTATTGGTGTACACGATACGGGCAGGGGAATAGATCCAGAATCTCTTCCATTTATTTTTGATCGCTTTTTTCGTGAAGATTCTTCTAGACCTTCTAGTGATGGCAATATCGGTCTCGGACTTAACATTTGTAAAGAAATTGTTGAGTATCATGGAGGCACGATTTGGGCAGAAAGCAAAAAACAGAAAGGAAGTACGTTTTATTTTACCCTTCCTCTTTATCCGTTAATAAAAGAGCGCAGCTAGATTCTCAACTTTTATATATAGAACTATAGAATATAGGAGGGTTGTTAAAATGGGGAAAGATACGATATTAGTAGTAGAAGATGAAGAAGATATTAGAAATTTAATTCAATTATATTTGCAAAAAGATTATACAGTGTTTACTTCAATAAACGGGAAGGATGCGTTAAAGCAGATCAAAAAACAAAAACCAGACTTAGTTCTATTAGATATCCTCCTTCCCGAGATGAACGGTTTTGAAGTTTGTGAAAAATTGAGAGAAACAGATGAAGAAACACCAGTGTTATTTTTAAGCGCAAAAAGAGAATTTGAAGATAAAATCCAAGGTTTAGAGTTAGGAGCAGATGACTATATTACAAAGCCTTTTGATCCTGGGGAGATGCTTGCAAGAGTGAAGGCTCACTTACGAAGAAGGCATTTGAAAACAAATGTAAAGCCAAAAAGTGAGTCGTCCCGCTATTTGCAATTTGGGGATCTTTCTATTGATATAGAGGGCTATTCTGTATTTCGAAACGGGGAACTAATTCACTTATTTGCAAAAGAAATGCAGTTATTACTGTTATTAGCAAAAAATCCTCATCAAGTTTTCAGTGTAGAACAATTGTATGATAACGTTTGGGGGGCTGATCGGTTCGGAGATTTAAAAACGGTATCAGTGCATATAAGTAAGTTGCGAAAAAAAATAGAAAAAAATCCAGCGAAACCTGAATTTATTATTACTGTAAGAGGTTTTGGCTATAAATTTCTGCCATAATAAATGTAAATAATGAATGTTAATTTTTCTGAATTAATTTTATAATTTTAACCTCATTTTAACCTGCTTCTTTTATCCTAAAATTAGACGTCTTAGAGCAGCCCGCCTTATAGAAGTATATAAATCGGAGGGGATTTTTGTGAAGAAAGGAATGGCAAAAAAGGAGTTAGATAGAGAGTGGGTAGAATTAATTAAAGCAGCAAGGGACTCAGGATTAGAGAAAAAAGAAATTCAATTATTTTTGCAAGAGCAAGCTCTTCACAAGAAGCGTTATACTATTTAAAGAGCCAGGATATTGAGGGGGAAAAATACTTAATATCAAATGAAACAGTCCCTTGGGCTGTTTTTTTGTAAGGGGCTGTCTGAAAAGGTTCTTTAGGGTGTGTCGTCATCTAGCAGCTAAAATAAGCGCTGCTCTCCTGCGGGAAATAGGGCAGTTTGAAGACCCCCCAGTGAAGGGTTTACTCACGAGAAGGCTTAACCGCCGTCCGAAGCCAAGAAGACACTACGAGAACGAGCAAAGAGAGTTGGAAGAGGCCGCATTTGTGCCCTGAGAGAAAGCAAGTATATTCCAGGTGCGTTTGCCGAAAATTGACTTACACCACAGCTCCTTACGTTATGGTTTTAATACTACTTTGATACAATCATCATGTTTTTCATCAAATATATCGTATCCTTTTTCTGCCTGATTTAGAGGAAGGCGGTGTGTAATAATATCTGCTGGATCGAACTCTTGAGTTATTATTTTTTATATAACGCTGGAATATAATGAATAATGGGTACTTGTCCCATCTTTAATGTTATGTTTCGCGTAAAAAAATCACCTAATGGAAAAGCATTATAACGTGTA
This DNA window, taken from Alteribacillus bidgolensis, encodes the following:
- the sinI gene encoding DNA-binding anti-repressor SinI, which gives rise to MKKGMAKKELDREWVELIKAARDSGLEKKEIQLFLQEQALHKKRYTI
- a CDS encoding ATP-binding protein; this translates as MLMKWFPFIVVIVLCSLWPGELEAAAAVDLKQSEQKYDLHSSLELLQDKEGIWSVEEVSSEAFSASFTKNKGSIPSFGYTSSVYWIRFQLENNTTVDDWVLEIAYPPHDSIELYEMVNNRPLKASETGDLKDFYNRDKNHRHFTFNLNPPENEPLTYYLRFESEGSMQVPLTLWSEEAFAKKSQIEYLILGLYYGICIVMILYNLFLFFSLRLHSYLWYVLFILALTFTHLTLNGAAYQFLWPESPWWNNRAIVFFMAASNAMAFLFTKSFLNTPVYTPKLNQMFKLFVPFQFFIMALLMISYNAALNLVMLCTIVLVFIVLTAAGFIWRKGYSPARYFFFGWIIFLVGVFLSSVADAGFIPITFFTKYASQIGSAFEVILFSLALADKFNVLRMEKEKAERHAKESQELAVEQLKKTNRLKDEFLANTSHELRTPLNGIIGIAESLRDGAAGQVNISLKNNLNIIIQSGKRLSHLVNDLLDFSKLKHKAIELQWKPVRLKEATDVVFSLLEPLMKGKPITFNYNITTDLPLVKADENRVQQILHNIIGNAVKFTETGSITVTAEKEKDSVLITVQDTGIGIKGEDLNIIFNEFEQGSDENVRRKRGTGLGLSITKKLIELHGGTISVMSEPKKGTTVRFSLPLYDGAVNNAAFPLAYYENYKEEAEVMDDSRHLLTKKRNKGSILIADDEPINLQVLQNHLRMEGYDVTAVTNGEQVLQKAKTHVFDLIIIDVMMPVLSGYKVSELLRKNYSLTELPILIVTARNELEDIVTAFRFGANDYLSKPCYKEELLARVQTLLTMQKAMKDTLTQKEALNQANNELKLLNHELEERVKERTKKLELKTEELLRMEKSRRHLLSNISHDLGTPMTSLQGYIKAMIDEVISVDNKYYLEMVYEKVLFIDRLIRDLYDLSRLEARQVSFHWEYINASTFINQFLPSFESDVRSENLSFVTQNLFTATKDGEAIYADLDRLKQVMTNLIYNAVKYTSDKGTIVIEVNDSSMPSRHFRDHGKGKEETAFTLEEPIEDQRHSRCLVIGVHDTGRGIDPESLPFIFDRFFREDSSRPSSDGNIGLGLNICKEIVEYHGGTIWAESKKQKGSTFYFTLPLYPLIKERS
- a CDS encoding response regulator transcription factor → MGKDTILVVEDEEDIRNLIQLYLQKDYTVFTSINGKDALKQIKKQKPDLVLLDILLPEMNGFEVCEKLRETDEETPVLFLSAKREFEDKIQGLELGADDYITKPFDPGEMLARVKAHLRRRHLKTNVKPKSESSRYLQFGDLSIDIEGYSVFRNGELIHLFAKEMQLLLLLAKNPHQVFSVEQLYDNVWGADRFGDLKTVSVHISKLRKKIEKNPAKPEFIITVRGFGYKFLP